A region of Massilia sp. KIM DNA encodes the following proteins:
- a CDS encoding CYTH domain-containing protein codes for MGVEIERKFLVVNEAWRSLGEPVLLRQGYLCADPLRTVRVRIEGDQGLLTIKSKNEGAARGEWEYPIPLLEAAELLDRLCERPLVEKYRRRIPYAGFVWEVDEFLGENAGLVVAEIELPAVDAEFALPDWIGREVTGDKRYYNSSLIRSPYSTWTHA; via the coding sequence ATGGGCGTCGAGATCGAGCGCAAGTTCCTGGTGGTGAACGAGGCCTGGCGCTCGCTCGGCGAGCCGGTGCTGCTGCGCCAGGGCTACCTGTGCGCCGACCCGCTGCGCACCGTGCGCGTGCGCATCGAGGGCGACCAGGGCCTGCTCACCATCAAGAGCAAGAACGAAGGCGCCGCGCGCGGGGAGTGGGAGTATCCGATCCCCTTGCTCGAGGCCGCCGAACTGCTGGACCGGCTGTGCGAACGCCCGCTGGTCGAGAAATACCGCCGCCGCATTCCCTACGCCGGTTTCGTCTGGGAAGTCGACGAATTCCTGGGCGAGAACGCCGGCCTGGTGGTGGCCGAGATCGAGCTCCCGGCCGTTGACGCCGAATTCGCCTTGCCCGACTGGATAGGGCGCGAAGTCACCGGCGACAAGCGCTACTACAACTCCAGCCTGATCCGTTCCCCTTACTCCACCTGGACCCACGCATGA
- a CDS encoding serine hydrolase: MTQLSRRGLIAFGLALLLPAGGAFAADAAYFPPAGDWARKPPEQLGMDPAALAAAVRYAQSRETERARDFSDQEATFGTRLGSMPSRRAATNGLVIYKGYVVAEFGDTAFVDPTYSVAKSMLATVAGVALREGRIALDEPVGKRVTDGGYASGNNALVTWKQHLQQESEWEGSMWGKHSDFIGKQAFGAGERKPRTLQAPGSFYEYNDVRINRFALSLLQVFKQPVPDVFQEQVMDPIGASNSWKWVAYHNSYVELNGKQVASVSGGTRWGGGMWINSWDMARFGYLWLRGGAWNGRQILPPAYVKAALSPSAHGPDYGYLWWLNTKGKNLPGLPANAYAALGAGSNTILVSPDHDLVIVWRWHAGNAAEFATRVIAAIRK, from the coding sequence ATGACCCAACTTTCCCGCCGCGGCCTGATCGCCTTCGGCCTGGCCCTGCTGCTGCCCGCGGGTGGCGCCTTCGCCGCCGACGCGGCGTATTTTCCACCCGCGGGCGACTGGGCCCGCAAGCCGCCCGAGCAACTGGGGATGGACCCGGCGGCGCTGGCCGCCGCGGTGCGCTACGCCCAGTCGCGCGAGACCGAGCGCGCGCGCGACTTCTCCGACCAGGAGGCCACCTTCGGCACCCGCTTGGGCTCGATGCCGAGCCGGCGCGCAGCGACCAACGGCCTGGTGATCTACAAGGGCTATGTGGTGGCGGAATTCGGCGACACCGCCTTCGTCGATCCGACCTATTCGGTGGCCAAGAGCATGCTTGCCACGGTGGCCGGCGTGGCGCTGCGCGAGGGCCGCATCGCGCTCGACGAGCCGGTCGGCAAGCGCGTGACGGACGGCGGCTATGCCTCGGGCAACAATGCACTGGTGACCTGGAAGCAGCACCTGCAGCAGGAATCCGAGTGGGAAGGGAGCATGTGGGGCAAGCACAGCGACTTCATCGGCAAGCAGGCCTTCGGCGCCGGCGAACGCAAGCCGCGCACGCTCCAGGCGCCCGGCAGTTTCTATGAATACAACGACGTGCGCATCAACCGTTTCGCCCTGTCGCTGCTGCAGGTCTTCAAGCAGCCGGTGCCGGACGTGTTCCAGGAACAGGTGATGGACCCGATCGGCGCCTCCAATAGCTGGAAGTGGGTTGCCTACCATAACAGCTACGTGGAACTGAACGGCAAGCAGGTGGCATCGGTCAGCGGCGGCACGCGCTGGGGCGGCGGCATGTGGATCAACAGCTGGGACATGGCGCGCTTCGGCTACCTGTGGCTGCGCGGCGGCGCCTGGAACGGCCGCCAGATCCTGCCGCCTGCCTATGTGAAGGCGGCCCTGAGCCCCAGCGCCCACGGGCCGGACTATGGCTACCTGTGGTGGCTCAACACCAAGGGCAAGAACCTGCCCGGCCTGCCGGCCAACGCCTATGCCGCGCTGGGGGCGGGCAGCAATACCATCCTGGTCTCGCCCGACCACGACCTGGTGATCGTCTGGCGCTGGCATGCCGGGAATGCGGCCGAGTTCGCGACGCGGGTGATCGCCGCGATCCGGAAGTAA
- a CDS encoding VOC family protein, translated as METQELFRGRLIDHIQLVVRDLDASRRFYTAVFEVLEVPLGGSGETYFWADELFISSPGSEAALGELTGRHHLAFQARDQAMVDAFYRAALAHGGRDNGAPGERAYHPGYYAAFVLDPDGNNIEAVFHGAAERSAPAVRISF; from the coding sequence ATGGAGACACAGGAACTCTTCCGGGGACGCCTGATCGACCACATTCAGCTGGTGGTGCGCGACCTGGACGCGTCGCGGCGCTTTTATACGGCCGTGTTCGAGGTGCTCGAGGTGCCGCTGGGCGGCAGCGGCGAGACCTACTTCTGGGCGGATGAGCTGTTCATCTCCTCGCCCGGCAGCGAAGCGGCGCTGGGAGAGCTGACGGGGCGCCACCACCTCGCCTTCCAGGCCCGGGACCAGGCCATGGTCGACGCCTTTTACCGGGCGGCGCTGGCCCATGGCGGCAGGGACAACGGCGCGCCGGGCGAGCGGGCTTACCACCCGGGCTATTACGCCGCTTTCGTGCTGGATCCGGACGGGAACAATATCGAGGCTGTCTTCCACGGTGCGGCCGAGCGCAGCGCGCCGGCGGTGCGCATCAGCTTCTGA
- a CDS encoding catecholate siderophore receptor Fiu, translated as MNVIKSRKRPVSHHAMGTALAAVLLPLAAQADNVAPPPADAKPATTVEVKGQYENAFRAEHASSPKYTEKLLDTAQTVQVIKKELFEQQGALTLADALRNTPGVGAFFLGENGNTNTGDAIFMRGFDTSGSIFVDGVRDIGSISRDVFNLEQIDVLKGPAGTDTGRGAPTGSINLVTKKAQMANAASASLTGGSASQKRATADVNRVLSAERGIALRLNVMAQDSDNPGRDVVKNKRWAVAPSLGFGLNGATRVHLDYLHVDQDNIPDGGVSTVGLPGYTSPDRARPFIGEARPVDPKNFYGSKNDYDEIKADMATVRIEHEFSPTMRLQNVSRYGRTKQDYLLTAWLASAANLLTPVPTDPSTWTVARSTRTVKDQENKILTNQTVLTTDFTTGTLSHTLVTGLELANEKQITYGLTGLGTMPAANLYHPNPNDPVTGFAPRRTGAYNKGEIDTQALYLFDTIKLGQRWIFNAGVRAERYEGDYTVVALTNNVLVPTHFTVEDTLVNGKISALYKPTENSSVYAMVASSRQPPGASFTVSGNVNSAQNPIYEPQKTTTTEIGGKLDLLRQKLSLSAALFRTEVKNEVEQDPVDLQWYQTGEKRVQGIELGATGAIATNWLVSAGYLYQDTSVERGRAVTASGENSLTYTPKHTFTLWTSYDLPFGLKIGGGARYNDKLKRGTDGAIGTPAYTEDYWVFDAMAAYQVNPKFDLRLNVYNIGDKEYVANINKSGYRYTPGAPRSASLTANIRF; from the coding sequence ATGAACGTCATCAAGAGCCGTAAGCGACCCGTCTCCCACCACGCCATGGGCACCGCCCTGGCGGCCGTCCTGCTGCCGCTGGCGGCCCAGGCCGACAACGTGGCTCCGCCGCCCGCCGACGCCAAGCCGGCGACGACGGTCGAGGTCAAGGGCCAGTACGAGAACGCTTTCCGCGCCGAGCACGCTTCCTCGCCCAAGTACACCGAGAAACTGCTCGATACCGCCCAGACCGTTCAGGTCATCAAGAAAGAGTTGTTCGAGCAGCAGGGCGCCCTGACCCTGGCCGACGCGCTGCGCAACACCCCGGGCGTGGGCGCCTTCTTCCTGGGCGAGAATGGCAATACCAACACCGGCGACGCCATCTTCATGCGCGGCTTCGACACCTCGGGCAGCATCTTCGTCGACGGCGTGCGCGACATCGGCTCGATCTCGCGCGATGTCTTCAACCTGGAGCAGATCGACGTGCTGAAAGGCCCGGCCGGCACCGACACCGGCCGCGGCGCACCGACCGGCTCGATCAACCTGGTCACCAAGAAAGCCCAGATGGCGAACGCGGCCTCGGCCTCGCTCACCGGCGGAAGCGCCTCGCAAAAGCGCGCCACGGCCGACGTCAACCGCGTGCTGAGCGCCGAGCGCGGCATCGCCCTGCGCCTGAACGTGATGGCCCAGGATTCCGACAACCCGGGGCGCGACGTGGTCAAGAACAAGCGCTGGGCGGTGGCGCCCAGCCTCGGCTTCGGCCTGAATGGCGCGACCCGCGTCCACCTCGACTACCTGCACGTGGACCAGGACAACATCCCGGACGGCGGTGTCTCGACCGTGGGACTGCCCGGCTACACCAGCCCGGACCGCGCCCGTCCCTTCATCGGCGAAGCGCGCCCGGTCGATCCGAAGAATTTCTACGGCTCGAAAAACGACTACGACGAGATCAAGGCCGACATGGCCACCGTGCGCATCGAGCACGAGTTCTCGCCGACCATGCGCCTGCAAAACGTGAGCCGCTACGGCCGCACCAAGCAGGACTACCTCCTGACGGCCTGGCTGGCCAGCGCCGCCAACCTGCTGACTCCGGTGCCCACCGATCCCTCCACCTGGACCGTGGCGCGCAGCACCCGCACCGTGAAGGACCAGGAGAACAAGATCCTCACTAACCAGACCGTGCTGACCACCGACTTCACGACCGGCACGCTGTCCCACACCCTGGTGACCGGCCTCGAACTGGCCAACGAGAAGCAGATCACCTATGGCCTGACCGGCCTGGGCACGATGCCGGCCGCGAATCTCTACCACCCGAACCCGAACGATCCGGTGACCGGTTTCGCGCCGCGCCGCACCGGCGCCTACAACAAGGGCGAGATCGACACCCAGGCCCTGTACCTGTTCGACACCATCAAGCTGGGCCAGCGCTGGATCTTCAACGCCGGCGTGCGCGCCGAGCGCTACGAGGGCGACTACACGGTGGTGGCGCTGACCAACAACGTGCTGGTGCCGACCCACTTCACGGTCGAGGACACCCTGGTCAACGGCAAGATCTCGGCCCTGTACAAGCCGACCGAGAACAGCAGCGTGTACGCGATGGTCGCTTCCTCGCGCCAGCCGCCGGGCGCCAGCTTCACCGTGTCGGGCAACGTCAACAGCGCACAGAACCCGATCTACGAACCGCAGAAGACCACCACCACCGAGATCGGCGGCAAGCTCGACCTGCTGCGCCAGAAGCTCTCGCTCTCGGCCGCGCTGTTCCGCACCGAGGTCAAGAACGAAGTCGAGCAGGATCCGGTCGACCTGCAGTGGTACCAGACCGGCGAGAAGCGCGTCCAGGGCATCGAGCTGGGCGCCACCGGCGCCATCGCCACCAACTGGCTGGTGAGCGCTGGCTACCTGTACCAGGACACCAGCGTCGAGCGCGGCCGCGCCGTGACCGCCTCGGGCGAGAACAGCCTGACCTACACGCCCAAGCACACCTTCACGCTGTGGACCTCCTACGACCTGCCGTTCGGCCTGAAGATCGGCGGCGGCGCCCGCTACAACGACAAGCTCAAGCGCGGCACCGACGGCGCCATCGGCACCCCGGCCTATACCGAGGACTACTGGGTGTTCGATGCGATGGCGGCCTACCAGGTCAATCCGAAGTTCGACCTGCGCCTGAACGTCTACAATATCGGCGACAAGGAGTACGTGGCCAACATCAACAAGAGCGGCTATCGTTACACCCCGGGCGCGCCCCGTTCGGCCAGCCTGACCGCCAACATCCGCTTCTAA
- a CDS encoding Fe2+-dependent dioxygenase — translation MLLHIPKVLTQEEVGIMRERLARSGWTDGRATVGAQGAQVKRNRQLPENAPEARELAAMVQAALARNPLFFAAALPVRSMPPLFNRYGVGEHYGDHVDGAVRVLPGGAGMLRTDVSSTLFLSSPEDYDGGELVVQDTYGEHEVKLDAGDLILYPSTSVHRVEPVTRGERICSFFWTQSMVRDDARRAMLFELDRTIESLRSRVGDCPETVALTAHYHNLLRQWAET, via the coding sequence ATGCTGCTGCACATCCCCAAGGTCCTCACCCAGGAGGAGGTGGGCATCATGCGCGAGCGCCTGGCGCGAAGCGGCTGGACCGATGGCCGGGCCACGGTCGGGGCCCAGGGCGCGCAGGTGAAGCGCAACCGCCAGTTGCCGGAGAACGCGCCCGAGGCGCGCGAACTGGCGGCGATGGTGCAGGCCGCGCTGGCGCGCAACCCGCTGTTCTTCGCCGCCGCGCTGCCGGTGCGCTCGATGCCGCCGCTGTTCAACCGCTACGGCGTCGGCGAGCACTACGGCGACCACGTGGACGGCGCGGTGCGCGTGCTGCCGGGTGGGGCCGGCATGCTGCGCACCGACGTCTCCAGCACCCTGTTCCTGTCCTCGCCCGAGGACTACGACGGCGGCGAGCTGGTGGTGCAGGACACCTACGGCGAGCACGAGGTCAAGCTCGACGCGGGCGACCTGATCCTCTATCCCTCGACCAGCGTGCACCGGGTCGAGCCGGTCACCCGCGGCGAGCGCATCTGCAGCTTCTTCTGGACCCAAAGCATGGTGCGCGACGACGCCCGGCGCGCCATGCTGTTCGAGCTCGACCGCACCATCGAATCGCTGCGCAGCCGCGTGGGCGACTGCCCGGAAACGGTGGCGCTCACCGCCCACTACCACAACCTGCTGCGGCAGTGGGCCGAGACCTGA
- a CDS encoding SDR family oxidoreductase — MAALQNKVAFVTGGSRGIGAAIVRRLAADGAAVALTYQGSQGAAEALAQEIVAAGGKALALRSDAADPKSLTEAIDRAAEHFGKIDILVNNAGVFLPGSVEEFSLEDFDKTIAVNVRAVFVATKGVLRHMAEGGRIVNIGSINALRVPFAGAAVYGMSKSALSAFVKGAARDLGPRGITINNVLPGPVDTDMNPADGEFGTFLHSLMALPRHGKPAEIASLVAYLAGPESSFITGADLAADGGFGA; from the coding sequence ATGGCAGCATTGCAGAACAAAGTCGCTTTCGTCACCGGCGGTTCGCGCGGCATCGGCGCCGCCATCGTGCGCCGCCTGGCCGCGGACGGCGCCGCCGTCGCCCTCACCTACCAGGGTTCGCAAGGCGCGGCCGAAGCGCTGGCCCAGGAAATCGTCGCCGCCGGCGGCAAGGCCCTGGCCCTGCGCAGCGACGCCGCCGATCCGAAGTCGCTGACCGAGGCCATCGACCGCGCCGCCGAGCACTTCGGCAAGATCGACATCCTGGTCAACAATGCCGGCGTGTTCCTGCCGGGCAGCGTCGAGGAATTTTCGCTGGAAGACTTTGACAAGACCATCGCGGTCAATGTGCGCGCCGTGTTCGTGGCCACCAAGGGCGTGCTGCGCCACATGGCCGAAGGCGGCCGGATCGTCAACATCGGCAGCATCAACGCCCTGCGCGTGCCTTTTGCCGGCGCGGCGGTCTACGGCATGAGCAAATCGGCCCTGAGCGCCTTCGTCAAGGGCGCCGCCCGCGACCTCGGCCCGCGCGGCATCACCATCAACAACGTGCTGCCTGGCCCGGTCGACACCGACATGAACCCTGCGGACGGCGAATTCGGCACCTTCCTGCACAGCCTGATGGCCCTGCCGCGCCACGGCAAGCCGGCGGAAATCGCCTCGCTGGTGGCCTACCTGGCCGGCCCGGAATCGTCCTTCATCACCGGCGCCGACCTGGCGGCCGACGGCGGCTTCGGCGCTTGA
- a CDS encoding LysR family transcriptional regulator, giving the protein MLDSISHLVSFIYSAEEGGFSAAARRLGLSPAAVSKNVAALERQLGVRLFQRTTRQLHLTEQGEQFLREVAEPWRRIEGAVQAAREGAAEPAGTLKISMAPMVGRTYFVPMLEDFRTRYPGIVPDLYFENRQVDVIGEGFDVGIGGGIALSEGLVARELTRVHVVAVASPAYLARHGRPAHPGELQRHEGIARRSVQTGRRYAWSLRQEEEGEEVAVEFRTVAVADDPEAMAMAAVAGVGLTLLPMPHALPFLRSGELVHLLPGWYTLAKPLCIYYPSRRLLPAKTRVFVDFVVERFRETGLAEQFRAPG; this is encoded by the coding sequence ATGCTCGATTCGATCAGCCACCTGGTTTCCTTCATCTACAGCGCCGAGGAGGGCGGTTTCTCGGCCGCCGCCCGCCGCCTTGGCCTGAGCCCGGCGGCGGTCAGCAAGAACGTCGCGGCGCTCGAGCGCCAGCTCGGCGTGCGCCTGTTCCAGCGCACCACCCGCCAGCTGCACCTGACCGAGCAGGGCGAGCAGTTCCTGCGCGAGGTGGCTGAGCCCTGGCGGCGCATCGAAGGGGCGGTGCAGGCGGCGCGCGAAGGCGCCGCGGAGCCGGCCGGCACGCTCAAGATCAGCATGGCGCCGATGGTCGGACGGACGTATTTCGTGCCGATGCTCGAGGACTTCCGCACGCGCTATCCCGGCATCGTGCCCGACCTGTATTTCGAGAACCGGCAGGTGGACGTGATCGGGGAGGGCTTCGATGTCGGCATCGGCGGCGGGATCGCCCTGAGCGAGGGGCTGGTGGCGCGCGAGCTGACCCGGGTGCACGTGGTGGCGGTGGCTTCGCCGGCCTACCTGGCGCGCCACGGCAGGCCGGCCCACCCGGGAGAGCTGCAGCGGCACGAAGGGATTGCGCGGCGCTCGGTGCAGACCGGGCGCCGCTATGCCTGGAGCCTGCGCCAGGAGGAAGAGGGCGAGGAAGTGGCAGTCGAGTTCCGTACGGTGGCGGTGGCCGACGATCCGGAGGCGATGGCGATGGCGGCGGTCGCCGGCGTCGGCCTGACCCTGCTGCCGATGCCGCATGCCCTGCCTTTCCTGCGCAGCGGGGAGCTGGTGCACCTGCTTCCGGGCTGGTACACCTTGGCCAAGCCCCTGTGCATCTACTATCCCAGCAGGCGCCTGTTGCCGGCCAAGACGCGGGTGTTCGTGGACTTCGTGGTCGAGCGCTTCCGGGAGACCGGCCTGGCCGAGCAGTTCAGGGCGCCCGGCTAG
- a CDS encoding GNAT family N-acetyltransferase, with the protein MIDLHIRPEQPGDVQAVSSLLRTAFAGHPHSDHTEHLIVERLRAHGRLALGLAALLPDGELVGYVAFSKVAVDGADLGWYGLGPLAVRPRTQRQGVGRALVEAGLACLRRRADARGCVVLGEPEYYRRFGFAADPALRFPGPPTDYFMALSFAGPAPTGSVAYDPAFTG; encoded by the coding sequence ATGATCGACCTGCACATCCGCCCGGAACAGCCTGGCGATGTGCAGGCCGTTTCCTCTCTCCTGCGCACGGCCTTCGCCGGGCATCCCCACAGCGACCACACCGAACACCTGATCGTCGAGCGCCTGCGCGCGCACGGCAGGCTGGCGCTCGGCCTGGCGGCCCTGCTGCCGGACGGCGAACTGGTGGGCTATGTCGCCTTCTCGAAAGTCGCTGTCGATGGCGCGGACCTCGGCTGGTACGGCCTGGGGCCGCTGGCTGTGCGGCCGCGCACGCAGCGCCAGGGCGTCGGCCGGGCCCTGGTCGAGGCCGGGCTGGCCTGCCTGCGCCGGCGCGCCGATGCGCGCGGCTGCGTGGTGCTGGGCGAGCCGGAGTACTACCGGCGCTTCGGCTTCGCGGCCGATCCGGCCCTGCGCTTTCCCGGTCCGCCGACGGACTACTTCATGGCCTTGTCCTTCGCCGGTCCGGCGCCGACGGGCAGCGTCGCCTACGACCCCGCGTTCACCGGCTAG
- a CDS encoding DUF2863 family protein, translating into MRRPSKDSPPKLSAEAQRLVSISQALMQAASRVEERAWERQLDTQLQKLLKTNHQDSIDSALNLLFKDDLASYDVLMDTVEAVSESATMVEQQDGGDVTWQALLVAAPILAWTRFSIATGNIPSDLLNTLSAHFSAHLLAEGARLSIAPTLYSIDQLPRSHAETYALTHKLAAAAHKGGTIKPATRDPETAPFLADTRYLLVAIVAPQGAPLFRWQEPQHQLHFAEERNRALEQWRSQATANVARLLPGCGIELLLPEAYYVACREADKLIRPISIRAAVHYLTNTLGVEASDLRAVIAGFGEEASDIQIDEYRVSFTMRQSTDVVYGIVWPLYGQEDENGTPMEGPLAASPTPLTPLNEIIAHLNDAGIAHVKRINERYVAEYCDDCGAPLFADPTGELVHAEMPEDTPAGTEHFH; encoded by the coding sequence ATGCGTCGTCCTTCCAAAGATTCACCCCCCAAACTCTCCGCAGAAGCCCAGCGCCTCGTCAGCATCTCGCAAGCCCTCATGCAGGCCGCGAGCCGTGTCGAGGAGCGGGCCTGGGAACGCCAACTGGACACGCAACTGCAGAAACTGCTCAAGACGAACCACCAGGACAGCATCGACAGCGCCCTGAACCTGCTGTTCAAGGACGATCTCGCGTCCTACGACGTCCTGATGGATACCGTCGAGGCCGTTAGCGAATCGGCCACCATGGTCGAGCAGCAGGATGGCGGCGACGTGACCTGGCAAGCCCTGCTGGTCGCCGCGCCCATCCTGGCCTGGACCCGGTTCTCGATCGCCACCGGGAACATTCCGTCCGATCTGCTCAATACGCTGTCCGCCCACTTCTCGGCCCACCTGCTGGCCGAGGGCGCGCGCCTGTCGATCGCGCCCACGCTGTACTCGATCGACCAGCTGCCGCGTTCCCACGCCGAGACCTATGCCCTGACCCACAAGCTGGCGGCCGCCGCCCACAAGGGCGGCACCATCAAGCCGGCCACGCGCGATCCCGAGACCGCGCCCTTCCTGGCCGACACCCGCTACCTGCTGGTGGCCATCGTCGCGCCCCAGGGCGCGCCGCTGTTCCGCTGGCAGGAACCCCAGCACCAGCTGCACTTCGCCGAGGAGCGCAACCGCGCCCTCGAGCAATGGCGCAGCCAGGCCACGGCCAACGTGGCGCGCCTGCTGCCGGGCTGCGGCATCGAGCTGCTGTTGCCGGAAGCCTATTACGTGGCCTGCCGGGAAGCCGACAAGCTGATCCGCCCGATCTCGATCCGCGCGGCCGTCCACTACCTCACCAACACCCTGGGCGTGGAAGCCTCGGACCTGCGCGCCGTGATCGCCGGCTTCGGCGAGGAAGCCTCGGACATCCAGATCGACGAGTACCGCGTCTCGTTCACCATGCGCCAGAGCACCGACGTGGTGTACGGCATCGTCTGGCCGCTCTACGGCCAGGAAGACGAGAACGGCACCCCGATGGAAGGTCCGCTGGCGGCCAGCCCGACCCCGCTGACGCCGCTCAACGAGATCATCGCCCACCTCAACGACGCCGGCATCGCCCACGTCAAGCGCATCAACGAGCGCTACGTGGCCGAGTACTGCGACGATTGCGGCGCGCCGCTGTTCGCCGACCCGACCGGCGAACTGGTGCACGCGGAGATGCCGGAAGACACCCCGGCCGGCACCGAGCACTTCCACTGA